The following proteins are co-located in the Candidatus Lokiarchaeota archaeon genome:
- a CDS encoding methyltransferase: MDKPFKDTLKEKLAPRLPKEELDALPSGYQRVGDILILSLQSEAEHHRLLIGEATLEVVPNVRTVCHKIGGISGAMRLPKIEVIAGEPSTITVHKENGCLFRLDISEVMFAKGNVTERARIAKRVGESETVVDMFAGIGYFSIPIAVLGKPAQVYAVEINPVSFDFLKENIELNNVQDIVTPLFGDCRDYATQLNGSADRIVMGYLPDTYEFLPAAFHILKKHGGIIHYHDVFYESELFEAPIGLLKEYSEGAGYHIERILSKREVKSYAPRQLHVVLDVEFGRGNSR; this comes from the coding sequence ATGGACAAACCATTCAAAGATACGCTTAAGGAAAAACTAGCACCCAGACTTCCGAAAGAAGAGCTAGACGCTTTGCCGTCTGGCTATCAACGTGTCGGTGATATCCTCATATTGAGCCTCCAATCTGAAGCTGAGCATCATCGATTGCTGATTGGAGAAGCTACTCTCGAAGTTGTCCCCAATGTACGGACGGTTTGTCATAAAATAGGAGGAATATCCGGTGCTATGCGCCTGCCCAAAATCGAAGTTATTGCAGGTGAACCAAGCACCATTACGGTACATAAAGAAAACGGTTGTCTATTCAGACTCGATATATCTGAAGTGATGTTTGCGAAAGGAAATGTTACTGAACGCGCACGCATTGCCAAGAGAGTCGGCGAATCAGAAACAGTCGTCGATATGTTTGCTGGCATAGGATATTTCTCAATACCAATTGCTGTTTTAGGAAAACCGGCTCAGGTCTATGCTGTTGAGATTAACCCGGTGAGTTTCGATTTCCTGAAAGAGAATATCGAACTAAATAATGTTCAAGACATCGTTACACCCCTTTTTGGTGACTGTAGAGACTATGCAACTCAGCTGAATGGTTCTGCAGACCGCATTGTTATGGGATACCTGCCTGATACCTATGAATTCCTGCCGGCTGCTTTCCACATTCTCAAGAAACATGGGGGTATTATCCACTATCATGATGTTTTCTATGAATCGGAGCTCTTCGAGGCCCCTATAGGCCTTCTCAAGGAGTATTCAGAGGGGGCTGGATATCATATTGAACGAATCCTGTCAAAACGCGAAGTAAAGAGCTATGCACCAAGACAGCTTCATGTAGTGCTTGATGTTGAATTTGGACGGGGAAACAGTCGATAA